AAATGAGGAAAAAGAACTTTTTTAAGTACGTTTTGTGCTGAATGAGACTACCAGAAAATAATTGGTGCAGAAAGTATGTGTAGTTGTTCCCTACAGTAGACTTTCTGGATGTTTTTGAATACACGGATGTATTTGATTTTGGGTGCATACGCAATAAACGTGACATTTCATCTTAAGCTCATTTTAAGAAAAGAATGCCAAACACTGCTAAAGAATTTCTGCCAAGTTATTTGCAGTAAGTTACctagttttaaaaatgttttagaacATAGTGTTCACTGCCAGTGATTAAGTGATAAACAGCCAGTCAAATCTTCATACCAAAATAACACCCATTACTGGCACAAAATTAGTATTTTGAACCAAaggcaagagtgtgtgtgtgtgtgtgtgtgtgtgtgtgtgtgtgtgtgtgtgtgtgtgtgtgtgttttccattcaAACCAGCCATCCAACACCTTAAGTACTGGGTTATATAGTACAGTCACTCTTGTACTCAGATTCTACATGCACGTAAATTTTGTCACCACTCTTGCATTAAAATCTGGGATTCATGACCACACTGCACAAAGTGCTTAGAGTAGTTGCAGGTGGTGCATGGTAACTTTGCAAATCATATTGTTTCTGGCATGATACTATTAGCCCAAGTTTGCCGTAAGCTCAACGTGGTAGTTGcttttttgcttgttttcattAGTGTTTGTGGGGATGTCCTGTGATGTGGGATGCATGTACTGAGAATTGCTTAAGTTTGgcagtgttaaaatttttacagACTGAAACCTGTATCTCAGAAATTGCAGTAGCTGAAGTTTGTTTGTTTCACTTACTCATGTTACAATATTTGGCTTCTGATACTCCTgaccaaaatgttcaaatctttTTTGGAGTAAGACCGTAACATTTTCTGATTTGGGTGCTTGCCACTGATGTTAGATTAAACTCCCACATAACAGTCATTGTTGTCCAGGAAGTTTTGAACACAGCACAAATTGGTGTGGCTGACAACTAAAGTGTCTTGATACTGTGCACACAATATGGAGGCTCTTACTACTGCCTGTGACCAACAAAGTACTGATTTCATGCCAGTAATGTGGTTATGTTAGTTATTACACTAATTGATAATGTGAGATAAATATTGTCATGCCATGCTTGAGCCCCTTGTGATATTTTAAGTCACAAGGTCAGAGGGTGCTTGTAAAACAGTGACTGAATCTTTCCTTTAGATTTCATTTTTATCTGAAAACCATTTTGTAGGAACGATTAGCTTGTAAACAATCTTTTTGCTTAATTTATGTATAGTAATTTCTATTCTGGATGTAGGCCTAATAACCATATCTGTGCTGATCTGTTGTGTATACATTTTAACCAAATATCATGATGCCAATAGAACACTAATTCGATGCATCCCctgaaaaatgttttattgttttgatAGGATGTACATGTTGCACTTTTACTGTTAATGTATTTTTCTTTTGATTTAGATCATTGTGCTTATCTTGATAATGTGTTTTCAGGGAAGTAGTTTATGAACTGTGGTTACCACAAATTGGTTGTTATGAAAtgaagtgtttgaaatcaaacatcAATGTAAAACAGTGTGACTGTGATAAGTGAGTGTAGCAATAAACAAGATCTCTGGTCATGGAAGAATCTGAATCCTTAGTGGTTGATGTGGATCCTCGTATAATTAATTTTTCAGAAGATATATCATCCTGCGGCATTGGTGATGGggttaaaaatatttttccatgtaaGCGATGTGACAGATCATTTCCTCTAGAGCAGTTACTCATTATTCATGAAAGCAATCATGACAGAGAAAGGAATTTCCGTTGTGATATTTGTAACAGCAGTTTTTACTGTAAAGGTGACTTAAGTAAACATCATGCTGTACACATTAAAGACAAGCCATTTTCATGCATTATATGCAAAAAGTGTTTTTCTCGGAAAAATCTGCTTagaagacatgaaaatattcataagGAAGAGAAAAAATTTTCTTGCAAGAAATGTACCAAACAATTTTTcttgaaagagcaactcaaattgCATCAAAAGGTGCACAGGATATCTAAAAAATTTTCCTGTAAGATTTGTAGAAAAGCATTATCATCAAAGCGTTCTCTAGTGCGGCATGAGGCTCAGCATGCAGGAAAGGCTCAATATGCATGTGATTACTGTAAAAAAACTCTCTCTTCGAGTGCAGAACTTGCAAGGCATCTTGTCTCCCATGCAGGAAGCAAACCATACCCATGCAAAATTTGTGGAAAATCATTTTCACTGAGTCACCATCTAACAAGGCACTTTCGAAGTCATGCAAGGGATGAAATTTTCACTTGCAATGAATGTCAAAAGACTTATGCACGCAAGGAGTCTTTAGAAATCCATTTGCGAGGCCATACTGGTGAACGACCTTATGTTTGCCACCTTTGCCAGAAAGGATATTATTCCAGCACACAACTTAGTCGCCATATGAAGATACATGCTGGTGTAAAAAATTTTACGTGTGACCACTGTGGAAGTTCGTTCATTAGAAAGGACCAGATGAAAAAACACATAAAGAGTCATATGTACTGAATTTCCTGTAAGGGGACATGATGtcgtaaaataaaatgtaaattatgtGCAAGCAAAAATAACTTAAGTAGCCCAATTGTGAGCTTCTGCTGTTATAGTTAATTAGTATATTACGCTTTTCCATGTTGCTGTTTACACATTTTATATCTGTTACATGATTatgtattttcatgttatttattatGGGTGTCTGTTGTTAATAAAGATGGGCATCCATCTGTAAGCAGTGTTTCTGATGTGCTTAACTGGAAATCATGTGGTGGAATTCAAAATATACACCATCACACAAAAAATGTAACACTTTACTCTGTATGTGCCGGCACACTTGCATCAATGCAAGTGACAAGTCAAATGTCTGTTAGATGTTTTTCTACGGTGAATATTTGTGAATCCAAAACTTCATGTTAGTTGTGTGACATACTTTATCTTTACCTGATACTGCGTTTATTAGGAAGCAGTAAATCTATATATTGTGAAACCCCCCATTGACATTGTGATATGTGAATGTTTTGTTTTCCAGCTGCATGTGTGAGGAATTGTTTTGCAGCCACAGTGCCAGGGAAGCCAAAGGATTTATACTTTACTTTCTTGTTGCCATCAGATAGTTTTATCTGCTGTTTTCCAATGTCTCGGGCTGTTTTCTCATAACATACAGTACAATTTGGTGGTTTTGTTGGCATTTGTGTATTATATAGGTGGTTGCTGAAAAGTGATAATGGTGTCCCAAATTCACAAGCTGTAATAGTATTTCGAATTCATAACATTGAGTTCCCTGTTTAATATTATTTCTTAATGCTTGTAGTTACTTGTGCAGCACAAAATTCAGTCATTTCCAGCAACTGACAACAAAATGTTCACAAGATTAACATGATCTTCCTTTGCACGTGCACACATCACCATTTTCCTCTAATTTACCCCCTTTATTTTCCTCTCCTTTCCTTACCCTTTCAGCCCTTGCACTGTGTTAGTGATagtactttgtgtgtgtgttttgtttcagTAAGATTTGAACTTAGTCACTTGTACAAAATCTTAtctgaaagaaagaaggaaagcaaGCAAAAGCTTAAAAGGATAATGAATTTCTGAGTGAGGCCGATGTAGTATTGAATGAATTTTTGTTCCTGACTATTAATGTTGAAATTTTTGTAACAATGTGAAAAACCAGACATTTTTGCTGCGCACAAAAGGGGAAATACATCTGTTGTAAAAAGTTAATCTGCTTCTATTActctgtatacaaaattactttgaAAAATCATGCTAGtggttttatgttttatttcttcaAGCATTTGTTACTTGTGGTATTCAATGTTAGTAGTTGGTCAGTGGCTTAAAGGACATCTGTATTATTTGGCACTGAAAACAGTAATGGCATTTGGAAAGATTGAAATGTGATGTAGTAAGTTTGTATCCTGTTTCATCAATCGGCATATAACTGAGTAACTCGGGACTATCCAGAGGGCTTTGCTTAGTGGTATGTTGACAGGTAAGGCAAAAAGTAATCTCAAGCCTTGCTTCAGTGCAAAAATTCCTAGACATTGCCACATTGTAATTTTAAATAACCTTTGCAAATGAGAAGTTtcctgtaaaaccaaattggtcattttttttcaatttcaacattttgttgacacaggagcagcaacattttaaatatttcatgaagTGTTTAACAATTTGTCAAAGTTGGAGCACGTAAGTTCGGCAACTAGTTTTGAACTAgctggttcattctcaagcctggCTTACTGAGGCTGCTCTGAAAGTGCCTGATGTTGTTTCATCCACCCTCAACAACAGTAGTTCTATATAATGAAATAAGAAGTAACTAGCTGTACAAAAGAAATTAAGTTTCTTTACTGGTTTTGGGCACTTGGAGCCCTTCTGCAGAAGGCTGTACCTATCACATTGAGTGTCAACAATAATATGCATAAAATGCCATGGTCATGTCCATTTTGTACAAGCACTATGAGCCACGTGACCATGGTATTTTGCTGTATGCCTCTTATTGTTGACACAAATAATGCAATATGTATaaacttctgaagaagggcactaagtgcctgaagtcagtaaagaaattaaatttcttttatgacaCTGGTTAATTATGATTTCGTTTTGGCTCATGTTAATAACAACCATCAAAATGGCAATACATACTTTATTAAATGTTCACAGATGATGGTTGCAATAAACATGTGCCATCTTATCAAGTCAGAATCAAACTTGTGCAGTGTAGCCTCAAAAAAGAGCCAGCTaatttgaaactagttgccaaacacAAGTACTGCATCTGTGATAGGTTATTAATAAATGTTTAACGAAATGGCCATTTGTATTTGTGGTAAGTAGCATTTTTAGTCATACTTCACTATTTACATGTGAGTTGTGATATAGTGTTTACCTCTATTATTGCTCACTTTGCTTGCTCTTCAGACACAATCTGATGTTATATTTGCAAGAAACTGGAACTATACAGTtcagatttttctttctttgaggTAAACTGAAGCGTTAATAGTGATGTGGCAATCATGGTGTGTTTCTTGTTATGTGTAGTTAAATACCAAAAGTACATCAATACATCTTGTCAGGGAATGCATGGATTGTAAAATACTTACCTCTTGTTGTATTAGTGTGAAATGAAAACCATTCTTGGAAATTTTTGATTGGTTATGAAAAATAGGTGGAGTGTCTTGGGTGAATCATGCACACTATAAAGACATTACTGTGTATAGGAATTAATAATTATTCATTTGACATCAGGTTAATCCTTGGATTTCATTTGTATCTGAAGTTCTCAAAGACAACTTAACATAGTGTTGCTACTACAGAAAGATGTGTCCAGTATTCCTTAATTTCCTGGATTTTACTTGAAAGGCACACTCATCTTTTATGCACTGTTTATCAGGTATTCATAATTTATTTAGCCTGACCACATAAGAGCTTTAGggtcctctcttacatcagactaggaacaacacatacaatttttaaaaaattactaattTTTATGCATATTTCCAGTTAAGTCATGTACCTCTGATAGATTTTGTGAGAACAATCAGTGACACAAATAATGTGTGCTATAATAATTATTGGCAATGATGGACATTAAGTATATCAATAATATTGCTTAGTTTAACACTTTGAGGCCATGTTATGAGAAACGCAATGGATAGTGAAAGATAAGACtgaa
This portion of the Schistocerca serialis cubense isolate TAMUIC-IGC-003099 chromosome 3, iqSchSeri2.2, whole genome shotgun sequence genome encodes:
- the LOC126470996 gene encoding gastrula zinc finger protein XlCGF52.1-like, which gives rise to MEESESLVVDVDPRIINFSEDISSCGIGDGVKNIFPCKRCDRSFPLEQLLIIHESNHDRERNFRCDICNSSFYCKGDLSKHHAVHIKDKPFSCIICKKCFSRKNLLRRHENIHKEEKKFSCKKCTKQFFLKEQLKLHQKVHRISKKFSCKICRKALSSKRSLVRHEAQHAGKAQYACDYCKKTLSSSAELARHLVSHAGSKPYPCKICGKSFSLSHHLTRHFRSHARDEIFTCNECQKTYARKESLEIHLRGHTGERPYVCHLCQKGYYSSTQLSRHMKIHAGVKNFTCDHCGSSFIRKDQMKKHIKSHMY